Proteins encoded together in one Camelina sativa cultivar DH55 chromosome 9, Cs, whole genome shotgun sequence window:
- the LOC104711977 gene encoding uncharacterized protein LOC104711977 isoform X2, which produces MEPCSVTEDAEFWLPTEFLTDDDFLVAKENNAGGGLDLDDSFSYGPRLGFGAFRSTVKPNNAWSMGKEGDDEKFLAGLTRQMVQSSLEDDFSGDHHSFPAGNNNKSLGMNRSPLCVAGTGCCCRTQRSNRNCDSRVSSWDLYCAAAEEVARMSIIDEHYHSSGRGLLASPTKLSSSAATAVKNHPNNGTGYFNQHQSLPYQKLQAIQFQQLKQQQLMKHHHHRQLVHQSRGVRLNNNGNKNVGGPVDLSSSAWSNQLPRRDVMRAVFIGDQTGKRGSTGTGVFLPRSVNRTSSRAESRDDNKPTLSTVLVPARLTQVLNLNVGEPVRSSGNLNDVSWRQRSNNGGFSSQLHGGVRAEQPVNEPRLPSEWAY; this is translated from the exons atgGAACCTTGTAGCGTAACCGAGGATGCTGAGTTTTGGCTTCCGACTGAGTTTCTTACTGACGACGATTTTCTCGTTGCTAAAGAGAACAACGCTGGTGGAGGACTCGATCTCGATGACTCCTTCTCTTACGGGCCGCGTCTTGGATTTGGGGCTTTTCGCTCTACCGTTAAGCCTAATAACGCATGGTCTATGGGTAAGGAAGGTGACGATGAGAAGTTCTTAGCCGGATTGACTCGGCAGATG GTTCAGTCATCTCTGGAAGATGATTTCTCCGGTGATCATCACTCTTTTCCCGCCGGTAACAACAACAAG TCGTTGGGTATGAATCGTTCGCCTCTGTGTGTCGCCGGAACTGGGTGCTGTTGCCGGACTCAGAGATCGAACCGGAATTGCGATTCTCGTGTTTCTTCGTGGGATCTGTACTGTGCCGCGGCGGAGGAAGTAGCCAGGATGAGTATCATCGACGAACACTACCATAGTAGTGGCAGAGGACTTCTCGCTTCTCCCACAAAActttcctcctccgccgccaccGCCGTTAAAAACCACCCTAACAACGGCACCGGTTACTTCAATCAACATCAATCTCTCCCGTACCAGAAGCTACAAGCTATCCAA TTTCAGCAGCTAAAGCAGCAACAGCTGatgaaacatcatcatcatcgccaaTTGGTGCATCAGAGCAGAGGAGTACGACTTAATAATAATGGTAACAAAAATGTTGGTGGTCCAGTTGATTTGTCGTCTTCTGCATGGTCTAATCAGCTTCCCAGGCGTGATGTTATGAGAGCTGTATTCATCGGAGATCAAACCGGTAAACGTGGCTCTACCGGAACTGGAGTCTTCTTACCTCGTAGCGTTAACCGCACTTCTTCAAGAGCTGAGTCTCGTGACGATAATAAGCCCA CTCTATCGACTGTTTTGGTTCCGGCTAGACTTACTCAGGTCCTGAATCTGAACGTAGGCGAACCAGTCCGGTCTTCAGGAAATCTCAACG ATGTGTCGTGGAGACAGAGGAGCAACAATGGTGGGTTCTCAAGCCAGCTGCACGGTGGTGTTAGGGCGGAGCAGCCAGTGAACGAGCCTCGGTTACCATCGGAATGGGCTTATTGA
- the LOC104711977 gene encoding uncharacterized protein LOC104711977 isoform X1, which translates to MEPCSVTDDAEFWLPTEFLTDDDFLVEKENNAGGGLELDDSSFSYEPRLGFGDFRSAVKPNNAWSMDKESDDEKFLAGLTRQMVQSSLEDDFSGDHHSFPAGNNNKSLGMNRSPLCVAGTGCCCRTQRSNRNCDSRVSSWDLYCAAAEEVARMSIIDEHYHSSGRGLLASPTKLSSSAATAVKNHPNNGTGYFNQHQSLPYQKLQAIQFQQLKQQQLMKHHHHRQLVHQSRGVRLNNNGNKNVGGPVDLSSSAWSNQLPRRDVMRAVFIGDQTGKRGSTGTGVFLPRSVNRTSSRAESRDDNKPTLSTVLVPARLTQVLNLNVGEPVRSSGNLNDVSWRQRSNNGGFSSQLHGGVRAEQPVNEPRLPSEWAY; encoded by the exons ATGGAACCTTGTAGCGTAACTGACGATGCTGAGTTTTGGCTTCCGACTGAGTTTCTCACTGACGACGATTTTCTCgttgagaaagaaaacaacGCTGGTGGAGGACTCGAACTTGATGACTCCTCCTTCTCTTACGAGCCTCGTCTTGGATTTGGGGATTTTCGCTCTGCCGTTAAGCCTAATAACGCATGGTCTATGGATAAGGAAAGTGACGATGAGAAGTTCTTAGCCGGATTGACTCGGCAGATGGTTCAGTCATCTCTGGAAGATGATTTCTCCGGTGATCATCACTCTTTTCCCGCCGGTAACAACAACAAG TCGTTGGGTATGAATCGTTCGCCTCTGTGTGTCGCCGGAACTGGGTGCTGTTGCCGGACTCAGAGATCGAACCGGAATTGCGATTCTCGTGTTTCTTCGTGGGATCTGTACTGTGCCGCGGCGGAGGAAGTAGCCAGGATGAGTATCATCGACGAACACTACCATAGTAGTGGCAGAGGACTTCTCGCTTCTCCCACAAAActttcctcctccgccgccaccGCCGTTAAAAACCACCCTAACAACGGCACCGGTTACTTCAATCAACATCAATCTCTCCCGTACCAGAAGCTACAAGCTATCCAA TTTCAGCAGCTAAAGCAGCAACAGCTGatgaaacatcatcatcatcgccaaTTGGTGCATCAGAGCAGAGGAGTACGACTTAATAATAATGGTAACAAAAATGTTGGTGGTCCAGTTGATTTGTCGTCTTCTGCATGGTCTAATCAGCTTCCCAGGCGTGATGTTATGAGAGCTGTATTCATCGGAGATCAAACCGGTAAACGTGGCTCTACCGGAACTGGAGTCTTCTTACCTCGTAGCGTTAACCGCACTTCTTCAAGAGCTGAGTCTCGTGACGATAATAAGCCCA CTCTATCGACTGTTTTGGTTCCGGCTAGACTTACTCAGGTCCTGAATCTGAACGTAGGCGAACCAGTCCGGTCTTCAGGAAATCTCAACG ATGTGTCGTGGAGACAGAGGAGCAACAATGGTGGGTTCTCAAGCCAGCTGCACGGTGGTGTTAGGGCGGAGCAGCCAGTGAACGAGCCTCGGTTACCATCGGAATGGGCTTATTGA
- the LOC104711977 gene encoding uncharacterized protein LOC104711977 isoform X3, with the protein MEPCSVTDDAEFWLPTEFLTDDDFLVEKENNAGGGLELDDSSFSYEPRLGFGDFRSAVKPNNAWSMDKESDDEKFLAGLTRQMVQSSLEDDFSGDHHSFPAGNNNKSLGMNRSPLCVAGTGCCCRTQRSNRNCDSRVSSWDLYCAAAEEVARMSIIDEHYHSSGRGLLASPTKLSSSAATAVKNHPNNGTGYFNQHQSLPYQKLQAIQQLKQQQLMKHHHHRQLVHQSRGVRLNNNGNKNVGGPVDLSSSAWSNQLPRRDVMRAVFIGDQTGKRGSTGTGVFLPRSVNRTSSRAESRDDNKPTLSTVLVPARLTQVLNLNVGEPVRSSGNLNDVSWRQRSNNGGFSSQLHGGVRAEQPVNEPRLPSEWAY; encoded by the exons ATGGAACCTTGTAGCGTAACTGACGATGCTGAGTTTTGGCTTCCGACTGAGTTTCTCACTGACGACGATTTTCTCgttgagaaagaaaacaacGCTGGTGGAGGACTCGAACTTGATGACTCCTCCTTCTCTTACGAGCCTCGTCTTGGATTTGGGGATTTTCGCTCTGCCGTTAAGCCTAATAACGCATGGTCTATGGATAAGGAAAGTGACGATGAGAAGTTCTTAGCCGGATTGACTCGGCAGATGGTTCAGTCATCTCTGGAAGATGATTTCTCCGGTGATCATCACTCTTTTCCCGCCGGTAACAACAACAAG TCGTTGGGTATGAATCGTTCGCCTCTGTGTGTCGCCGGAACTGGGTGCTGTTGCCGGACTCAGAGATCGAACCGGAATTGCGATTCTCGTGTTTCTTCGTGGGATCTGTACTGTGCCGCGGCGGAGGAAGTAGCCAGGATGAGTATCATCGACGAACACTACCATAGTAGTGGCAGAGGACTTCTCGCTTCTCCCACAAAActttcctcctccgccgccaccGCCGTTAAAAACCACCCTAACAACGGCACCGGTTACTTCAATCAACATCAATCTCTCCCGTACCAGAAGCTACAAGCTATCCAA CAGCTAAAGCAGCAACAGCTGatgaaacatcatcatcatcgccaaTTGGTGCATCAGAGCAGAGGAGTACGACTTAATAATAATGGTAACAAAAATGTTGGTGGTCCAGTTGATTTGTCGTCTTCTGCATGGTCTAATCAGCTTCCCAGGCGTGATGTTATGAGAGCTGTATTCATCGGAGATCAAACCGGTAAACGTGGCTCTACCGGAACTGGAGTCTTCTTACCTCGTAGCGTTAACCGCACTTCTTCAAGAGCTGAGTCTCGTGACGATAATAAGCCCA CTCTATCGACTGTTTTGGTTCCGGCTAGACTTACTCAGGTCCTGAATCTGAACGTAGGCGAACCAGTCCGGTCTTCAGGAAATCTCAACG ATGTGTCGTGGAGACAGAGGAGCAACAATGGTGGGTTCTCAAGCCAGCTGCACGGTGGTGTTAGGGCGGAGCAGCCAGTGAACGAGCCTCGGTTACCATCGGAATGGGCTTATTGA
- the LOC104711979 gene encoding phosphatidylinositol:ceramide inositolphosphotransferase 1, which produces MNLYIRREASKLWKRLCSEITTEIGLLAENWKYLLAGLLCQYIHGLAARGVHYIHRPGPTLQDSGFFVLPELGQDKGYISETVFTCVFVSFFLWTFHPFIVKSKKIYTVLIWCRVLAFLVACQFLRIITFYSTQLPGPNYHCREGSELARLPRPHNVLEVLLLNFPRGVIYGCGDLIFSSHMIFTLVFVRTYQKYGSKRFIKLLGWVIAILQSLLIIASRKHYTVDVVVAWYTVNLVVFFLDNKLPELHDRTTVLLPVTTKDRTKEENHKLLNGNGVDPADRRPRAQVNVKDSNGGHTDNNTNGT; this is translated from the exons ATGAACCTTTACATTCGCCGCGAAGCTTCCAAG ctATGGAAGAGATTGTGTTCGGAAATCACGACAGAGATTGGTCTCCTTGCTGAGAATTGGAAATACCTTCTTGCTGGTCTTCTCTGTCAG TATATTCATGGTTTAGCTGCTAGGGGAGTTCATTATATTCACCGGCCAGGACCAACGCTTCAAGATTCCGGCTTCTTTGTTCTTCCG gaGCTTGGTCAAGATAAAGGCTACATAAGTGAAACTGTCTTCACTTgtgtatttgtttcatttttcctG TGGACTTTCCATCCTTTCATTGTGAAAAGCAAGAAGATATACACTGTTTTGATATGGTGCAGGGTTCTCGCCTTCTTAGTT GCTTGTCAGTTTCTCCGTATTATAACATTCTATTCGACTCAGCTTCCTGGCCCTAACTATCACTGTCGAGAG GGCTCTGAGCTTGCCAGGTTGCCAAGGCCACACAACGTTCTTGAGGTGCTCTTGCTTAACT TTCCTCGTGGGGTGATATACGGATGTGGAGACCTGATTTTCTCATCGCACATGATATTCACACTAGTCTTTGTCCGCACTTACCAGAAATACGGTTCTAAAAG GTTCATAAAGCTGTTAGGTTGGGTCATTGCCATCTTGCAAAGCCTCTTGATTATTGCGTCCCGTAAACATTACACAGTCGATGTGGTTGTTGCGTGGTATACTGTGAACTTGGTTGTCTTCTTTCTTGACAACAAATTACCAG AATTGCATGATCGAACAACGGTGTTGCTCCCTGTCACCACGAAAGACAGAACCAAAGAAGAGAATCACAAACTCTTGAATGGGAACGGTGTTGATCCAGCAGATAGG AGACCGAGGGCTCAAGTGAATGTCAAAGACAGCAATGGAGGTCACACTGATAACAATACCAATGGCACATGA